The following proteins are encoded in a genomic region of Thermococcus henrietii:
- a CDS encoding COG1470 family protein, whose translation MWWFHVRRVVAVLLVSLMLGVVFSSAAAGGIASGVPVSENDAYAQFWNVLYREAYLVGVVNESANAGHINATAARELIDNSRAGEENAANISAQIWLALGELKKAGVKLKYSAEELRKMAEDIKKNGLPPETVKELKSQGWTEEEIKALQEYIAKNADNITTGFDMGSFLTNFSRAFVMVGFKYASYESWALERWKWAHPKETREQALKAYGSYPKKLLPGISRDWVSFYTAYLKDNVSGMNSSLKNIIRYIHSILMPSLYSSGTTFVSGGGVVVQNVHRVGDSLFGYSCYWPSALKAYNLTRQVYVLVETMSMGNRNPELKGLLNQKVAELKDALVVYYHDETSINPNPNPNPPHPCVGGKCLWTGTSSKGSGSLKAPSGSFNDRKDLLKKFALDVDSNYGYIVIEGVDVIPVEVTGTYATYRVVVHFRAVNNVVNDVKVKFHGSGLSYQVTVGYVHPDDGVKTVSSIVSSRIYGNGASTVSVAGTVTVTGKSVPTPRPTEGFNASAIGAGIRNVTVTEDYHKVINLKSSIDPSKVTFSVFTDPASPVLVGTNVKFKIYVYNGNSKPVSFNYRLYVQCPTSPGNSFTKTVTGSLSLGPNSGRTITVFSNTFSSTGSFGYSGTLYFGQYSKTSQGTLDVRATPVSGDSVKILGVSVSPNPAKVGKPVKFTVKLKNNYKEKKNVDVSISVGSSWRKYRTVGVPSGGTVTVTFTWVPSSAGDYAWNVQAHTSNNGNSILEDSRTGDVDVLGPSHEFAVKLEATPTELKGGGTVYFTVKAWNFASDGLNVHFKVTDGDGAVIKEFNRFVPKGAGNYSVNVFSLKVYGVGKHTYTLTASISGEVEKSTATVEVEPPKVQKASMDCSNMVLSAKKGNLVLDMTCEVYFTNPTDVGWKVTRVDMDAYILKNHYTKEITPEFTEEVLTKEVPSKRTGVIRLEFHDTLSTSGVLGKGIKLLELDGVTVPVQANFTILVDGKPTVIDSHGREWYLDYTAYADVTIVVDGGKVTEDIATDLVANVGVDIAVGATIGTLILPGAGTVAGATAGAVVGLFTNFIGGYVLHNIFGIP comes from the coding sequence ATGTGGTGGTTCCACGTGCGTCGTGTTGTGGCAGTACTGCTTGTAAGTTTGATGCTTGGAGTTGTTTTCAGTAGTGCAGCCGCCGGGGGAATAGCCTCGGGAGTCCCGGTCTCGGAGAACGACGCCTACGCCCAGTTCTGGAACGTTCTGTACCGCGAAGCGTACCTCGTTGGCGTTGTGAACGAGAGCGCAAACGCCGGGCACATCAACGCAACCGCTGCAAGGGAGCTCATCGACAACTCCCGGGCTGGGGAGGAAAATGCCGCGAACATCTCGGCGCAGATATGGTTGGCCCTCGGGGAGCTCAAGAAGGCAGGGGTAAAGCTCAAGTACTCCGCCGAGGAACTCAGGAAGATGGCCGAGGACATAAAGAAGAACGGCCTTCCACCCGAAACCGTCAAGGAGCTCAAGTCTCAGGGCTGGACCGAGGAAGAGATTAAAGCCCTTCAGGAGTACATAGCTAAGAACGCGGACAACATAACTACTGGCTTTGACATGGGTTCATTCCTCACGAACTTCTCTAGGGCGTTCGTGATGGTCGGGTTTAAGTACGCCTCCTACGAGAGCTGGGCTCTCGAGAGATGGAAGTGGGCGCACCCAAAGGAAACAAGGGAACAGGCTTTAAAGGCGTACGGTAGCTATCCCAAGAAACTCCTTCCCGGAATCTCCAGGGATTGGGTGTCATTCTACACCGCATACCTTAAGGACAACGTTTCGGGGATGAACTCTAGCCTTAAGAATATCATCAGATACATACACAGTATATTGATGCCTTCACTATACTCTTCAGGTACTACTTTTGTCAGTGGTGGTGGCGTTGTAGTACAAAATGTTCATAGGGTTGGAGATTCTCTTTTTGGATACTCATGCTACTGGCCCTCTGCATTGAAGGCCTACAACCTTACCCGCCAGGTCTACGTCCTCGTCGAGACCATGAGCATGGGGAACAGAAATCCAGAGCTCAAGGGGCTTTTGAACCAGAAGGTCGCGGAGCTCAAGGATGCGCTTGTGGTGTATTACCATGACGAGACTAGTATTAATCCGAATCCCAATCCCAACCCGCCTCATCCCTGTGTCGGTGGAAAGTGCTTGTGGACCGGTACCTCCTCGAAAGGATCCGGTTCGTTAAAGGCCCCCAGCGGGAGCTTCAACGACCGTAAGGACCTCCTGAAGAAGTTTGCCTTGGACGTGGACAGCAACTACGGGTACATAGTAATTGAGGGAGTGGACGTTATCCCCGTTGAGGTTACCGGAACCTACGCCACCTACCGCGTCGTTGTGCACTTCAGGGCGGTCAACAACGTGGTCAACGACGTGAAGGTGAAGTTCCACGGAAGCGGGCTCTCGTACCAGGTCACGGTTGGCTACGTGCATCCGGACGATGGAGTTAAAACGGTGTCAAGCATCGTGAGCTCCAGAATATACGGAAACGGCGCTTCAACTGTCTCCGTTGCCGGAACGGTCACCGTAACCGGCAAGTCGGTGCCCACCCCGCGCCCAACGGAGGGCTTCAACGCGTCTGCCATAGGTGCGGGTATAAGGAACGTTACCGTAACCGAGGACTACCACAAGGTCATCAACCTTAAGTCCAGCATCGACCCCTCAAAGGTGACGTTTTCCGTTTTCACGGACCCGGCCTCGCCCGTGCTCGTCGGCACCAACGTGAAGTTCAAGATCTACGTGTACAACGGGAACAGCAAACCGGTTTCCTTCAACTACCGCCTGTACGTTCAGTGCCCAACATCCCCGGGCAACAGCTTTACCAAGACCGTAACCGGTTCCCTCTCCCTCGGCCCCAACTCCGGAAGAACAATCACCGTGTTCTCCAACACGTTCAGCAGTACCGGAAGCTTCGGATACTCGGGAACCCTCTACTTCGGCCAGTACTCCAAGACCTCCCAGGGAACTCTCGACGTCAGGGCAACGCCCGTTTCAGGGGACAGCGTTAAAATCCTTGGCGTGTCGGTCTCTCCGAATCCTGCCAAGGTGGGGAAGCCCGTTAAGTTCACGGTCAAGCTCAAGAACAACTACAAGGAGAAGAAGAACGTGGACGTGTCAATCTCCGTCGGCAGCTCCTGGAGGAAATACAGGACCGTCGGCGTCCCCTCCGGCGGAACCGTCACCGTGACGTTCACGTGGGTTCCGTCCAGTGCTGGGGATTACGCTTGGAACGTCCAGGCCCACACCTCCAACAACGGGAACAGCATCCTCGAGGACTCGCGGACGGGAGATGTGGATGTTCTTGGTCCCTCCCATGAGTTTGCGGTGAAGCTTGAAGCAACCCCGACGGAGCTTAAGGGCGGTGGGACGGTGTATTTCACGGTAAAGGCGTGGAATTTCGCGAGTGATGGGCTGAACGTTCACTTTAAGGTTACTGACGGTGATGGGGCGGTGATTAAAGAGTTCAACAGGTTCGTTCCCAAGGGTGCTGGTAATTACTCGGTTAATGTCTTCAGCTTGAAGGTTTATGGGGTTGGGAAGCACACTTATACTTTGACTGCGAGCATCTCCGGGGAAGTCGAGAAAAGCACCGCGACGGTGGAGGTGGAGCCTCCTAAGGTTCAAAAGGCGTCTATGGATTGTAGCAACATGGTATTATCTGCAAAGAAGGGGAATCTGGTGCTGGACATGACGTGTGAGGTGTACTTCACGAACCCCACCGACGTTGGCTGGAAGGTTACCCGCGTTGATATGGATGCATACATACTGAAAAACCACTATACTAAGGAGATTACTCCTGAATTCACTGAGGAGGTGCTTACTAAGGAAGTCCCGTCGAAGAGAACAGGGGTAATAAGGCTAGAGTTCCACGACACGCTTTCTACAAGCGGTGTCTTGGGCAAGGGAATCAAACTTTTGGAGTTGGATGGTGTCACAGTTCCCGTCCAAGCAAACTTCACGATTCTCGTCGATGGAAAGCCAACAGTGATAGATTCGCATGGAAGGGAATGGTACCTTGATTACACGGCGTACGCTGACGTCACGATAGTCGTGGACGGGGGTAAAGTGACGGAGGATATAGCCACGGATCTGGTTGCTAACGTGGGTGTAGACATAGCTGTAGGGGCCACTATCGGGACTCTTATTCTCCCCGGTGCTGGAACGGTGGCCGGTGCTACAGCAGGAGCAGTAGTAGGTCTTTTCACAAACTTCATTGGAGGCTATGTGCTACATAACATATTTGGGATACCTTGA
- a CDS encoding flippase-like domain-containing protein translates to MKKYSLLAVGIAIIALLLWWAGIRDVMEILTRARLDYFLLAVLMYVLGLLSWGLRWRVLLNALGVRASFTKILLALLAGIFVNNVTPGARGGGEPVRMYFLAKETEKPYGQVFATVMMDRILDLIPVVTMLAFSTAYVYRLGSLSLTAVLVLLDLVFAGLILFTLGILLSEKKTKGALYWLFGLFERLTPRKAEKYRDKFQRAVEVDVPRFQSDFRFLMGHKGVFLLALVYSTASWFFTVLRTYYSFRAISYPVSLVDVMVVQMVGIVVGMLSVIPGGAGIIETVNSGIYVLLGINKEIAVTATLLDRLISYWIPTALGALVTTHFGAKLRRKGLIGRGRR, encoded by the coding sequence ATGAAGAAGTACTCCCTCCTGGCCGTGGGAATAGCGATAATTGCGCTCCTCCTCTGGTGGGCCGGGATAAGGGACGTCATGGAAATTCTCACCAGGGCAAGGCTCGACTACTTCCTGCTCGCGGTTCTCATGTACGTCCTCGGGCTCCTGTCGTGGGGCCTGCGCTGGCGCGTTCTCCTCAACGCCCTTGGAGTGCGGGCGAGCTTCACGAAGATACTCCTGGCTTTGCTCGCTGGCATATTCGTCAACAACGTCACGCCGGGGGCGAGGGGCGGTGGAGAGCCCGTCAGGATGTACTTCCTGGCAAAGGAAACGGAGAAGCCCTACGGCCAGGTGTTCGCGACGGTTATGATGGACAGAATCCTTGACCTCATTCCGGTCGTTACAATGCTGGCCTTCTCAACGGCCTACGTCTACAGGCTCGGCTCGCTTTCGCTCACGGCAGTCCTTGTACTGCTTGACCTGGTCTTCGCGGGACTCATCCTCTTCACCCTCGGAATCCTGCTGAGCGAGAAGAAGACCAAAGGGGCCCTTTACTGGCTCTTCGGACTTTTCGAAAGACTCACACCGAGGAAAGCCGAGAAGTACCGCGACAAATTCCAGAGAGCCGTTGAAGTTGACGTACCAAGGTTTCAGAGCGATTTCCGATTCTTGATGGGGCACAAAGGCGTGTTCCTGCTCGCGCTGGTTTACTCAACGGCATCCTGGTTCTTCACGGTTCTGAGGACCTACTACTCCTTCAGGGCCATCAGCTACCCGGTTTCCCTCGTGGACGTTATGGTCGTCCAGATGGTCGGGATAGTGGTCGGAATGCTGAGCGTGATTCCCGGAGGGGCGGGCATAATCGAGACCGTGAACTCGGGAATCTACGTGCTCCTGGGGATAAACAAGGAGATAGCAGTCACCGCGACGCTCCTCGACAGGCTAATCTCCTACTGGATTCCAACAGCTCTCGGGGCCCTCGTGACGACGCACTTCGGGGCAAAGCTGAGGAGAAAAGGTTTAATTGGTAGGGGCCGTAGGTAA
- a CDS encoding DUF835 domain-containing protein: MGLIVPYYVFVMDIVLALAIGYAFLFMLRRLNRYDPELNTMVKYSVIFLGLAELGRIVDIVDDFCCARSAWYFEIAVYLVSILGIIYTNLYYIRLVESRYIPSPPKVGQKSTLGAHVVFSKNRLLDVIELLKSANFPVLAVTRSPGMYEGFDNVSTVWVTQVSEGVNPTALHVLHDVILRFVRDNPGSAVLIDCVEYLLLYNDFRTVFKFLTNLKDHVVLQHGSGLVIFVDDSVLSEQEKALLLKEFEPL; this comes from the coding sequence ATGGGGCTGATTGTTCCTTACTACGTTTTCGTCATGGACATCGTCCTCGCCCTTGCAATAGGTTACGCCTTCCTGTTCATGCTTAGGCGCCTCAACCGCTACGACCCCGAGCTTAACACGATGGTGAAGTACTCCGTTATCTTCCTTGGACTTGCGGAGCTGGGAAGAATCGTTGATATAGTTGATGATTTCTGTTGTGCGCGGTCCGCGTGGTATTTTGAGATTGCCGTCTATCTGGTCTCAATTCTGGGCATAATCTACACTAACCTTTACTACATACGGCTCGTCGAGAGCCGCTACATCCCGTCCCCTCCGAAGGTTGGTCAGAAATCCACCCTTGGCGCCCACGTTGTCTTCTCCAAAAACCGGCTTTTGGATGTTATAGAGCTCCTTAAGAGCGCCAACTTTCCAGTTCTGGCCGTTACTCGGTCTCCCGGGATGTACGAGGGTTTCGATAACGTTTCCACCGTCTGGGTGACCCAAGTTTCTGAGGGCGTCAATCCGACCGCACTTCACGTCCTTCACGACGTCATTCTCCGCTTCGTTCGTGACAACCCAGGCTCGGCGGTTCTAATCGACTGCGTGGAGTATCTGCTCCTCTACAACGACTTCAGAACTGTCTTCAAGTTCCTAACGAACCTCAAGGACCACGTCGTTCTCCAGCACGGCTCTGGTCTCGTAATCTTCGTTGACGACTCCGTTCTGAGCGAGCAGGAGAAAGCTCTCCTCCTCAAGGAGTTCGAGCCCCTTTAA
- a CDS encoding RsmB/NOP family class I SAM-dependent RNA methyltransferase, whose amino-acid sequence MTFEAFPAELQEYYRKLFGREAEEIMASLRTPVEKYYIRVNTLKTSRDKLMRILRREGLKPKRSPYLKEGIYFEREGPNFPDDYEPGLKVVRANKFASESVYQGANLYAPGVLQADKSIKPGDEVEIRDPRGLLVGIGVARMSAKGMIVSTRGLAVEVTTPKFKLPSLSELESFKEGLFYAQSLPSMVVAHVLEPSEEELIIDMAAAPGGKTSHIAQLLQNRGEIIAIDKSRNRLRKMEEELKRLGVKNVRLVRMDARKLPELGLQADKILLDAPCTALGIRPKLWESRTPKDIIATARYQRAFIWAAIKSLRPGGVLVYSTCTLSYEENEANVKFMLEKGLKLEEQAVFIGSEGLGLEKVQRFYPNRHLTQGFFIARLRKV is encoded by the coding sequence TTGACCTTTGAGGCCTTTCCGGCGGAGCTTCAAGAGTATTACCGTAAGCTCTTCGGTAGAGAGGCAGAGGAGATAATGGCATCGCTCAGAACGCCGGTCGAGAAGTACTACATTCGAGTGAACACCCTCAAGACGAGCAGGGACAAGCTGATGCGAATCCTCAGACGGGAGGGACTGAAGCCGAAGAGGAGCCCCTACCTCAAGGAGGGCATCTACTTCGAGCGAGAAGGCCCCAACTTTCCAGACGACTACGAGCCCGGGCTGAAAGTCGTCAGAGCCAACAAGTTCGCGAGCGAGAGCGTCTACCAGGGGGCGAACCTCTACGCTCCCGGCGTCCTTCAGGCGGACAAGAGCATAAAACCCGGCGACGAGGTCGAGATTAGGGACCCGAGGGGACTTCTCGTCGGAATTGGAGTGGCAAGAATGAGCGCCAAGGGGATGATAGTTTCGACGAGGGGTTTGGCCGTTGAGGTTACAACCCCAAAGTTCAAACTTCCCAGTTTGAGCGAGCTGGAGAGCTTTAAGGAGGGCCTCTTCTACGCCCAGAGTTTGCCGTCCATGGTGGTCGCTCACGTCCTCGAGCCGAGCGAGGAGGAACTGATAATCGACATGGCGGCCGCTCCGGGAGGAAAGACGAGCCACATAGCCCAGCTCCTTCAGAACAGGGGTGAAATCATTGCGATTGACAAGTCGAGGAACAGGCTTAGGAAGATGGAGGAGGAACTTAAAAGGCTCGGCGTCAAGAACGTGAGGCTTGTGAGAATGGACGCGAGGAAGCTGCCGGAGCTCGGTCTTCAGGCCGACAAGATACTCCTCGACGCCCCGTGCACCGCCCTGGGAATAAGGCCGAAGCTCTGGGAGAGCAGGACGCCCAAGGACATAATCGCGACGGCCCGCTACCAGAGGGCCTTCATCTGGGCCGCGATAAAGTCCCTCCGCCCGGGTGGAGTTCTGGTTTACTCGACCTGCACGCTGAGCTACGAGGAAAACGAGGCCAACGTCAAGTTCATGCTGGAGAAAGGCTTAAAGCTGGAGGAGCAGGCCGTTTTCATAGGCTCCGAGGGGCTGGGACTCGAGAAGGTCCAGCGCTTCTATCCCAACAGGCACTTAACCCAGGGTTTCTTCATAGCAAGGCTCAGGAAGGTGTGA
- a CDS encoding NAD(+) kinase, with protein sequence MRFGVVARRDRAEALKLAYRVYDFLKVSGYDVVVDEDTYRHLREFDESDVLPLEDFDVDFIIVIGGDGTILRVEHKTKRDIPILGVNMGTLGFLTEVEPHETFFAISKLIEGEYHIDERIKLRTYLDGEASVPDALNEVAILTGIPGKIIHLRYYIDGGLADEIRADGLIISTPTGSTGYAMSAGGPFVDPRLSVTVIAPLAPIALSSRPMVVPAESRIDVRNMALKREIVLAIDGQFYTYLPPETEITIKLSPRKAKFVRFTDEIYPKYTLRLKKRF encoded by the coding sequence ATGAGGTTCGGTGTCGTAGCCCGAAGGGACAGGGCAGAGGCTTTAAAGCTGGCCTATCGCGTCTACGATTTTCTCAAAGTCAGCGGTTACGATGTCGTGGTTGATGAGGACACCTACAGGCATCTGAGGGAGTTCGATGAGTCGGACGTTCTCCCGCTCGAGGACTTCGACGTGGACTTCATAATCGTCATAGGCGGTGACGGAACCATTCTCAGGGTCGAGCACAAGACGAAGAGGGACATACCAATCCTTGGCGTCAACATGGGCACCCTCGGCTTCCTCACGGAGGTCGAGCCCCACGAGACGTTCTTCGCGATAAGCAAGCTGATTGAGGGAGAGTATCACATAGACGAGCGCATAAAGCTGAGAACTTACCTTGACGGGGAAGCCAGCGTCCCCGATGCCCTCAACGAGGTGGCAATACTCACGGGAATCCCGGGCAAGATAATTCACCTCCGCTACTATATCGACGGTGGACTCGCCGACGAGATTCGGGCGGATGGCCTCATAATCTCGACGCCCACAGGCTCAACCGGCTACGCGATGAGCGCTGGCGGACCGTTCGTTGACCCAAGACTCAGCGTTACTGTGATAGCTCCCCTCGCGCCGATAGCGCTGAGCTCGAGGCCGATGGTAGTGCCGGCTGAGAGCAGAATAGACGTTCGCAACATGGCCCTGAAGAGGGAGATAGTGCTCGCCATAGACGGTCAGTTCTACACCTACCTGCCCCCCGAAACCGAGATAACGATAAAGCTCTCGCCAAGGAAGGCGAAGTTCGTGCGCTTCACGGATGAAATCTACCCGAAATACACGCTGAGGCTAAAGAAGAGGTTTTAA
- a CDS encoding bifunctional N(6)-L-threonylcarbamoyladenine synthase/serine/threonine protein kinase, which yields MIALGIEGTAHTLGIGIVTEKEVLANVFDTLTTEKGGIHPKEAAEHHARLLKPLLRKALQRAGITMEDVDVIAFSQGPGLGPALRVVATAARALAIKYGKPIVGVNHCIAHVEITKMFGVKDPVGLYVSGGNTQVLALEGGRYRVFGETLDIGIGNAIDTFARELGIGFPGGPKIEKLALKGKTYIELPYAVKGMDLSFSGVLTEAVRKYRTGKYRVEDLAYSFQETAFSALVEVTERAVAHTGKDEVVLVGGVAANNRLREMLKIMAEDRGVEFFVPPYDLCRDNGAMIAYTGLRMFRVGIRFSLEETVVKQKFRTDEVEVTWG from the coding sequence ATGATAGCGCTCGGCATAGAGGGAACCGCACACACTCTCGGCATAGGCATCGTGACTGAGAAGGAAGTCCTTGCCAACGTATTCGACACTCTCACAACCGAAAAGGGCGGAATCCACCCGAAGGAGGCCGCCGAGCACCACGCGCGCCTTCTCAAGCCCCTTCTCCGGAAGGCCCTTCAGAGGGCTGGAATAACGATGGAGGACGTTGACGTTATAGCCTTCTCCCAGGGCCCCGGTCTTGGTCCGGCTCTGAGGGTCGTGGCGACGGCCGCTAGGGCTTTGGCGATAAAGTACGGCAAGCCAATTGTTGGAGTGAATCACTGCATAGCCCATGTCGAGATAACCAAGATGTTCGGCGTTAAGGACCCCGTCGGGCTCTACGTGAGCGGAGGGAACACCCAGGTTTTAGCTTTAGAAGGCGGTCGCTACCGCGTCTTCGGCGAGACCCTCGACATAGGCATAGGCAATGCGATAGACACCTTCGCAAGGGAACTTGGCATCGGCTTCCCCGGCGGTCCGAAGATTGAGAAGCTCGCGCTTAAAGGAAAAACCTACATCGAGCTCCCCTACGCGGTCAAGGGAATGGATTTGAGCTTCTCCGGGGTTCTGACAGAGGCAGTGAGGAAGTACCGCACTGGCAAATACCGCGTTGAGGATTTGGCCTACTCCTTCCAGGAGACGGCCTTCTCCGCTCTGGTCGAGGTCACCGAGAGGGCCGTTGCCCACACCGGTAAGGACGAGGTCGTCCTCGTCGGCGGCGTTGCGGCCAACAACCGCCTCCGCGAGATGCTAAAAATCATGGCCGAGGACAGGGGCGTGGAGTTCTTCGTTCCGCCCTACGACCTCTGCAGGGACAACGGGGCAATGATAGCCTACACCGGCCTGAGGATGTTCAGGGTTGGAATCAGGTTCTCGCTAGAGGAAACGGTTGTCAAGCAGAAGTTCAGAACGGACGAGGTCGAGGTGACATGGGGCTGA
- a CDS encoding LEA type 2 family protein yields the protein MIRKLVAIVLLALLLWGAYVTYAFLSSPPKFKAHWGNVTKTTTELIITGEWSKPVILPVSMNNVTLKFMGIELGGTKNVSISSKNSTVVLSLDNRNLVRALFKYLDSGQNGTALISFSGRFLKVIPFRFTVKRKITLNVLEGLNFTSKSRPILGGLVYTPALLGTKVSWGGEKGNEGILIVDMDFYNPNSFPIPVANLTFDLYADGIKVGKGYLPKATVIPANGYATVRAVIELDETVLPEVWALHVENGEESTVRVELNLSVNVLGKAIQIPLQTEEKVVRTDIIGEINRALSQLTRG from the coding sequence ATGATAAGGAAGCTCGTTGCAATAGTGCTCCTGGCGTTACTCCTCTGGGGGGCTTACGTTACATACGCATTCCTGAGCTCACCCCCGAAGTTCAAAGCCCATTGGGGCAACGTAACCAAGACCACGACGGAGCTCATTATCACTGGCGAGTGGAGCAAACCCGTCATCCTTCCGGTCTCAATGAACAACGTAACCCTGAAGTTTATGGGCATTGAACTCGGGGGGACCAAAAACGTGTCCATATCATCCAAAAACAGTACGGTGGTCCTGAGTCTTGACAACAGGAACCTGGTGCGAGCTCTGTTCAAGTACCTTGACAGCGGGCAGAATGGAACGGCGCTGATTTCCTTCAGCGGCAGGTTTCTGAAGGTCATCCCGTTCAGGTTCACGGTGAAGAGGAAGATAACGTTAAACGTACTCGAGGGGCTCAACTTCACCTCAAAGAGCAGGCCAATCCTCGGGGGTCTCGTGTACACGCCGGCGTTGCTGGGCACGAAAGTCAGCTGGGGGGGAGAGAAGGGAAACGAGGGCATACTAATCGTGGACATGGACTTCTACAACCCCAACTCGTTCCCGATTCCGGTTGCGAACCTCACATTCGACCTGTACGCTGACGGAATCAAGGTCGGAAAGGGCTACCTTCCAAAGGCCACTGTGATTCCCGCCAACGGATACGCAACCGTCAGGGCAGTGATAGAGCTCGACGAGACCGTACTGCCGGAGGTCTGGGCCCTCCACGTAGAGAACGGCGAGGAAAGCACCGTGCGCGTGGAGTTAAACCTCTCAGTAAACGTTCTTGGAAAAGCAATCCAAATACCCCTTCAGACTGAGGAGAAAGTCGTGAGGACCGACATAATCGGGGAGATAAACAGAGCCTTATCTCAACTAACGAGGGGATGA
- a CDS encoding CDP-2,3-bis-(O-geranylgeranyl)-sn-glycerol synthase: MGLESIFWAFWYILPAYFANASPVLVGGGRPIDGGRKWRDGRRLLGDGKTWRGFIGGVAIGTLVGVIQYFITPDFYGSLVTAVKLAFLLSFGALVGDLVGSFFKRRANLPRGAPAIGLDQLGFLISALAFAYPVKTLSSGQIIFLLVVSPFIHWGANYFAYRMGWKSVPW, encoded by the coding sequence ATGGGGCTGGAGTCCATATTTTGGGCGTTCTGGTACATACTTCCGGCTTACTTTGCCAACGCCTCCCCGGTCCTCGTTGGGGGAGGGAGACCCATAGACGGGGGGCGGAAGTGGAGGGATGGGAGAAGGCTTCTCGGCGACGGAAAGACCTGGCGGGGCTTCATAGGCGGTGTTGCGATTGGAACGCTCGTCGGGGTAATTCAGTACTTCATAACACCTGACTTCTACGGCTCTCTTGTAACTGCTGTTAAGCTGGCCTTCCTGCTCTCCTTCGGTGCGCTCGTCGGTGACCTCGTGGGTAGCTTCTTCAAGAGGCGCGCGAACCTTCCGCGCGGGGCTCCAGCAATAGGCCTCGACCAGCTTGGCTTTCTCATAAGCGCCCTGGCATTTGCTTATCCGGTCAAGACCCTATCCAGCGGGCAGATTATATTCCTCCTCGTCGTTTCGCCATTCATCCACTGGGGGGCCAACTACTTCGCCTATAGAATGGGCTGGAAGAGCGTGCCGTGGTAG
- a CDS encoding DUF3201 domain-containing protein, which translates to MNIKEIHEFLNRMWDDIFTLNEELKGELPGKGFKVEDVEEVFGAYIFLDGEWVRMDYPHPAFEVKPQIEVGATPESYYFVVAVPKERISEGFLSLFLELFPRSFIYGSENFLSDVYNWRRDGRVSPREVLERIEESEEKVFQFEANFGSVEALKKGLERLIDVGREWEIFDL; encoded by the coding sequence ATGAACATCAAGGAAATCCACGAATTCCTGAACAGGATGTGGGACGACATATTCACGCTCAACGAGGAGCTAAAGGGAGAGCTTCCGGGGAAGGGCTTCAAGGTCGAGGACGTCGAGGAGGTTTTCGGGGCCTACATATTCCTCGACGGCGAGTGGGTCAGGATGGACTACCCGCATCCGGCCTTCGAGGTAAAGCCCCAGATTGAGGTAGGTGCGACGCCTGAGAGCTACTACTTCGTCGTTGCCGTTCCAAAGGAGAGGATAAGCGAGGGCTTTTTGAGCCTGTTCCTTGAACTATTCCCGAGGAGCTTCATCTACGGGAGCGAGAACTTCCTGAGCGACGTCTACAACTGGAGGCGCGACGGAAGGGTCTCGCCAAGGGAAGTCCTTGAGAGGATTGAGGAAAGCGAGGAGAAGGTCTTCCAGTTCGAGGCGAACTTCGGGAGCGTCGAGGCGCTCAAAAAAGGCCTTGAGAGGCTGATTGACGTTGGAAGGGAGTGGGAAATCTTTGACCTTTGA